Proteins encoded within one genomic window of Gammaproteobacteria bacterium:
- a CDS encoding pantoate--beta-alanine ligase — protein sequence MRILRSTVAVRRLVRAWHVAGERIALVPTLGNLHAGHVSLVGIARRRADRVVASIFVNPTQFGPGEDYASYPRTLRADAAQLRAAGVDALFLPTVQVMYPRGGRHSVSVTVPGLSTDLCGAHRPGHFDGVASVVLRLFNIVTPDLAVFGEKDYQQLVLLRRMASDLHLDLDIRGAPTVREADGLAMSSRNQYLGVTERRTAPALYEALRECRAQLLAGNRAYARIERQAHRRLEAAGFRPDYVAIRDARELAPPDGASRTLRVLAAAWLGRARLIDNLAVRLR from the coding sequence GTGAGGATCCTGCGCAGCACCGTCGCGGTACGGCGCCTCGTGCGCGCCTGGCACGTCGCGGGTGAGCGCATCGCGCTCGTGCCGACGCTCGGCAACCTGCATGCCGGCCACGTCAGCCTGGTCGGAATCGCCAGGCGGCGCGCAGACCGGGTGGTCGCCAGCATCTTCGTCAATCCGACGCAGTTCGGGCCCGGCGAGGACTACGCCAGCTATCCACGCACCCTGCGGGCCGATGCGGCGCAACTGCGCGCCGCCGGTGTCGATGCCCTGTTCCTGCCGACCGTGCAGGTCATGTACCCGCGGGGGGGTCGCCACAGCGTCAGCGTCACCGTGCCCGGCCTGTCGACCGATCTCTGCGGCGCCCACCGGCCCGGGCACTTCGACGGCGTGGCCTCGGTGGTACTGCGGCTGTTCAATATCGTCACGCCCGATCTGGCGGTGTTCGGCGAGAAGGACTACCAGCAGCTGGTGCTGTTGCGGCGGATGGCCAGCGACCTGCACCTGGACCTCGACATCCGCGGCGCGCCCACGGTGCGCGAGGCCGACGGGCTGGCGATGAGCTCGCGCAACCAGTACCTGGGTGTGACCGAGCGCCGCACGGCCCCCGCGCTCTACGAGGCACTGCGGGAGTGCCGCGCGCAGCTGCTCGCTGGCAACCGCGCCTATGCCCGCATCGAGCGCCAGGCGCACCGGCGGCTCGAGGCCGCCGGCTTCCGGCCGGACTATGTGGCGATCCGCGATGCGCGGGAGCTGGCGCCACCGGATGGCGCCAGCCGCACGCTGCGGGTGCTGGCTGCCGCCTGGCTCGGCCGCGCACGGCTCATCGACAATCTGGCGGTGCGCCTGCGCTGA